From the genome of Solanum stenotomum isolate F172 chromosome 5, ASM1918654v1, whole genome shotgun sequence:
GTGATTTGCTTGGGGGTGAACAGGCAATGTTAATggtattgaaaggatattcaAGGAAATCATTGAGAATGCTATTACTTGATGTTGTGGTTTATAATGCATACTCAATGGCTGTTGTAATAAGGTTGGAAAGATTGAAGTTTTTCGAGTTTGCAGCAGTTGACGGGATGTGTGAAAATGGGCATCTGAACAAGTCTTTAACTTTGTTGGGATTTTGAAATGATGGAGGAGAAATGGATTCTTTAGCATATTCGTCTAGTTAATGTAGGTTATgcagagaaagaaaaatgaaggatTTGATGTCAAACAGGGAACTATACGATATTTTCAACTTACAATGCCTTATCAATGGCTTTGTCCAGGCCTTCGAAATTGAGGATGCtaacagattttttggtgaaatgAACACTAGTGTTGCTCACCCTCTGTTGTCACCTATATTATGTTGATAGAGTTTTTACGCAAATCTGAGAGATTCGGTGATAGATAGATACATACATACCATTTCGGGAAGTCACCCCAACTATAGATGCATGGTAAAGGTGAATACACTTATTAAAGCTATCGGATGATTCTTTTTGCAAGTAAGAAGCTTTCAGGTTCTAAATTCACTCTTTGTTCTTTATTAACCTCAGTTTGCTTTCTCTAAAGTTGATTTTGGAATTTACAATGTAGTAAGAAAAAGATTGCTTCTTGGTGCAAGATTGCCATTTTATGCTTCATTTGAAGGCAAATTTTCCCCACAATACCATGCTTCCTGCTTCGAACTGTAAGAGAAATCTCCTTTCACCTCAGGTGattatatcatatcatcatTAGCATGCCAGGCTATATTGGTTAAAAGTTATACTGTTAACTATCATGCGTGGGTTATTCTGTTGTGTGCATCTTGGTTTTCTACGAAAATTCCTCGATTCTCTTTTTTTGCTACAAGTTCGCTAGAGTATCCTTGATAATCTCTGTGTTTGAGACTTCCCCTGAAAGACGGACTTTAAAGATGTTAAATGCACCAAGTCAGTGCACCAGATATTATGATCTCATGTGTACTGAATTTTGACTATAATATGCCTATTGATGCTTTTTGTAGTAGTACAAGTTTATCCAAGTGTGTAGTTAGGAGAGGAACAGTAAAGGGAACACGAAATTTAATTAACAGTATTGAACTTTTTATGTGAATGACAtgataataatagtagtaaATGCACTGATTGTCTTTGAATTTCCTTTAACAACTGCAATAATTCGGAAAACCAGAAAGAATCCGTGATCTAGACGACCTAATCATCGATATATCAGCCTTgagtaataaaattatatttgaggTTATAACTCATGCTACAATACtagttttactttttgttttctttggaTTTCTGTTTTCCCTCCAATTCTGTTTCTGATAAAACACTCTGCTCATAGATGACTTGAGAAATCAAACACACCAAAATAATCCCAAGAACTGCACCTTTTCTCCAGTCAGAGGACGAAGAGATGAAAACATCTGTGATTCCAACTACTACAAGGCCTATAAATGCAAGGTAAACAGTCCTTCTAGTCGTCGATCCTGCATTTTCTCTACTAAGTTGCTTAATCTTCTCCATCTCCTCCTTAGCTTTTGCTTTGTCCACGGCCACGGTTCGTCTTTGCCTTAAGTTCTTAAAGAAAAGCCATTCATTTCTTTCCTCCTCCATTTGGCCTTCAAATTCTGTTAACTTCTTTTCATTCTCTTCAATCTCTTTTTTGTTCAACCCCACTGATTCTTCAAAAGCTTGCATTTGGTTCTCTATATTCCCCATTATCTGCtccacaaacaaaacaaaaaacaaataaacaactaTGTATATGTTATTCAGATATGAAATCCAAACTCTGTATTAAACAGACAAGttatggtcactcaactaatagttattatcttAGAAAAGTCACTTTCTTTGTTAAATGTGACTATTAGTTAAGTGACCATACGAGAAATTAACTCATTAACCGACCCTTGCACCAGCTTCATCTAGTTCTTTGAGGGCATTTTCACCAATCTGTTCCATTTCAGTATTGGCTTCTTCAGCAAACTGTGTTAGATATGCAGATCTTTCATCTAAGTATTCGGTTAGACGAACTTTCTGTGTTTGAAGCTGAACAATTGTGGCAAGCAATTCTTGTTTACGCGTATCTCCTTTACCATCTGATTCTGAATTTCTTGAGTACTTGCATAAggaaatgaagatttttttccTCCTAAAACAACTTGTTCTATCAAAAGAAGCTTGTTGTGTAGGTGTTAAAGAGGAGTGAATAGATTTTACATGGAtcattttctttgaattttgcACAAGTTTAGGTTAGGAAGATAAGTGTGGAGAGCTAAAGATTAGTAACTATGAGAGGGAGGCAATGGAAGAACTTTTGAACCTCTGATTAAAACCACATTatccatttcatttttttctttttttgagaaagaggtCATTATTTTTGGGTGGTCCTTGTGGGACTTAAAAGAAGTTTGATGATATGgttttcaggcgatttttttgcAAAATCTTTATGAACCCTCCGTAGGGAGTTGGGGGAGTAGTATGTGAAGCCTAACCATTTTTGCACATATTTTGGACATTTAGGAGTCATTTTAAAGGAATTAAgcaattttctcagtttttcatgtgtgttaacccattaatattttgataatatgACTTCCGAATAATTTTTTCGAATAAACTTTGTTTTATCTAAGCTTATCGTTGTTAGGCTTTTGTTCACAAAAAAGTTAGAATATGTGTTAATTTGGTCCCTTTTATGTAgggtatattatatatatatatgtttagaaCTATATTACTCTTTAATATGAAGTAATAAcacaaacttaacataacaCGTCGGAAGTGATCAGATGTTGTATTAGTGTATAACTCATAAAATTTCCGAAGGTTTTACCAGTTAAACGTTAAATGCGATTTAGCCAGGTATCACAAGGATTACAATTAGAATTTATCAATTTCTAAGGGATTTAAAGTACAAATTTCCCTTGAAAGAATTAGGTGTTTGATGATTAGTTAGAAAATAACCAATTTTATTATTGAAaccttttaaatattaatttacacccgtatatatttttgagaaaatgacataaatagtcaCTTAACTATATAAGTAGATCTAAAATGGttccttaactatacacttaacgaatttagtcctttaactattcaaagTTTTGGTCCATTAACTATACACTTGACATAGAATCTCATCATTAGTTTCCACATTACCAATTAAATCAACTTTTTTATCAGGCAAAATCGTTGATGATATGTTATATGCTAATTTCAAACATCATTGTTGTATTTATAGTTGCTTTCATTAAGAACTTGGTCTGGACAAATTAAGTATTAGAAGGGCAAAGTGCACTCATACTCAATTTTGACATTGTCATTTAATTTGTATTTGCTTTTAATCTTCTTTTACGTATCTATCTATTCAACATAATTTCAGGTATGCGGTATCTAAAGTTGATCTTAATAAGCCTAGTTTCATACATTGTGTCTGAAATTTCATATAGTCTATATATGGTTGAAGTTCATTTGTGCctcaattttgttatttttgccCGAATTTACTAGTCATATATGTGCATgaacttcaaataaaaatgacaaattgaagaaaaatgattgAACTTCAGTCATATGTAACTTtagactattttaaaaaatagtgaaaatatattaatccGCGGTCCGTGAAATTCTTGCATGTTAGAAACGAAGTGCGCTCGATCTGAAATATCAGTTAGTGTAGATATTACGGCAGtcggcatatatatatatatatatatatacaaagatCTTAAGTACTTATtatctctcttttcttttttattatatttcttttcacaTTATTGTACAAGCAATATTAAAAAAGGGAATCGTTTGTTCcctttattattgttttttaaaattactttggGATGGGCGGGACATAGATGAGGctaaggctgggcaccggaTCGGAATGGGACCATCGGACCGGAATGAATCGGTACCGGATTGGAACGGGACGGTTTGACCGGATTGTTGACCGGTACTGGGATGAATCGGACCGGAACTACCGGGATGGAGGCTCAGTTCCGTCCTGTCCCACTTTGTACCGGGATAGAACCGGGATGGATCGGAATGGACCGGAACGGAATGGGATGGGATAAACGGGAGGGCacatatagctatttcaaaaaataattattttttttgagttattttgaattacgaaaatacgaatgtttttttttatttttctaagttatattagtttatagtatttaagttttaaaatttataataattttacttaagtttattttaaagatttttttaaaatttttttacgtatataagtttgtaagttaagtttaataaagtttttttttttaaagtttttgagcttatgtagttatgttataagttttaaagatttgaatctttggaagtttataagttattaagttataacttgtaagttaaataacttaagtttgtaattttaaaaaattaaataaacaaaaaagaaatgctaataaaaataaataatgacaaaaatattattttttattttaattaaaaatgatttaccgGTACCAGAATGAACCGGTACCGGTATACCGGTATCAAATCATGATACCGTTCCGTTCCGTGTACCGGTTCAATGTATCCCATCCCATTCCGAATACTACCAGACCGGAGCGGACCGGAATGGTACTGGTACAATCCGttccggtgcccagccttagATGAGGCAGGGGCGGAAATACTCAGTAATGTATGAGTTTAGTTGAACTCAATAATTTTGATCTAAACTGTGTTATTATATCTATCATAGatacaattaaaatatatctaCCATATATACAACTAAAGTATGTCAATTGTTAACTAATTGACAGACTATATGGGAATTGTTGAAAgctaatatgtaataatattaaGTTCCGAATATAGTAACTCAAATAGTCAATGAATTTAATAGTATCTCGAATACATGAATACGCCTACATAGACGTATACGTATCTATATGTGAGTGTGAGTGGGTGACAATAGGATCCAACGATCGATTGGTTGAGGTTAAATCTTTACTTTGAAACAATGTATATATACTTAATTAATGTCACATTCACTGTTAGCTAGCTAATAAAGGTAATTATAGTGATctatctttttatatataaaccATGAAAACAATTTAACAACTAATTTATTAAGTTC
Proteins encoded in this window:
- the LOC125864409 gene encoding uncharacterized protein LOC125864409, with translation MIHVKSIHSSLTPTQQASFDRTSCFRRKKIFISLCKYSRNSESDGKGDTRKQELLATIVQLQTQKVRLTEYLDERSAYLTQFAEEANTEMEQIGENALKELDEAGARIMGNIENQMQAFEESVGLNKKEIEENEKKLTEFEGQMEEERNEWLFFKNLRQRRTVAVDKAKAKEEMEKIKQLSRENAGSTTRRTVYLAFIGLVVVGITDVFISSSSDWRKGAVLGIILVCLISQVIYEQSVLSETELEGKQKSKENKK